The nucleotide sequence TATCCACAATCGAAGCAGGCCTGCGGCTCCGCTACGAGATCGTTCGCGAATTCGCACCCTACATTGGCGTCGAATATGAACGACGGCTCGGCAACACGGCAGACTTCGCCAGAGCGGCGGGTGAAGACGTAGGAGGCTGGAACCTTCTGCTCGGCATACGGGCCTGGTTCTGAGCGGTGGTGGACCGATCCTAGATCGAAGATCGATTATCGAACGCGCGTCGTCGCAACGTTGAGGTATCCGTCGCCGCCTCGATCTCCAACCCCGCCGCCTTACGCTCCGAATAGCGATCGACAAGCTGCTGGGCGTGAGGGCGCAGCAAGATGGTGAAGCGGATCAGCTCCTCCATCACGTCCACTATGCGATCATAGTAGCTCGAGGGCTTCATCCGGCCGGCCTCATCGAACTCATTGAACGCCTTGGCGACGCTGGACTGGTTGGGGATCGTGAACATCCGCATCCACCGGCCGAGGACGCGAAGCGTGTTGACGCTGTTGAAGGACTGCGAGCCTGCCGACACTTGCATGACTGCGAGCGTTCGGCCTTGGGTGGGCCGCAGTCCGCCCATGTTAAGCGGCAGGTGATCGACCTGAGACTTCATGATGCCCGTGATCTGGCCGTGGCGCTCGGGGCTGCACCAGACCTGCCCTTCCGACCACATCGAATGCTCACGCAGCTCGTGGACGGCAGGATGATCGTCACCCTTCACTTGGTCGGGTAGCGGCAGATCGGACGGGTCGAACATCCGGGTCTCCGCGCCGAAAAATTGCAGCAGCCGCGCCGCCTCCTCGACGCAGAGGCGGGAGTAGGACCGTTCGCGAAGGGAACCGTAGAGCAGCAGAATGCGCGGCGGCGGTTGATCATCGCCAAGGCCAATGGCAAGCCGCCGGTGGACGTATCTCGGATCGAGCGCCGGTAGATGGTCTGGATCGACAAGGGTGCGCAGCCTCATGCCATCGCCCCCTGCTCGTACCAGCCGCGCGACCGCTTCACGATGGCGACCACGGAGAGCATCACGGGCACCTCCACGAGGACGCCGACCACCGTCGCCAGCGCCGCGCCGGAGTTAATGCCGAAGAGCGAGATCGCCGCCGCGACGGCGAGTTCGAAGAAGTTGGATGCGCCAATAAGGGCAGCCGGCGCCGCTACACACCAAGCGACGCCGAAGCGCCGGCTCAGCCAGTAAGCGAGGCCCGCGTTGAAGTAGACTTGGATCAGGATCGGCACCGCGAGGAGCGCGATCACCAGCGGCTGGGCCAGGATCTGCTCGCCCTGGAAGCCGAACAGCAGGACGAGCGTGGTCAGCAGCGACACCAGCGAGATCGGCCCGAGTGTCTTCAGCAAGCTGTCGAGCGCGGGCTGACCGCCACCTGCCAGCGTGGCCTTGCGAAGCAACTGCGCGACGATGACCGGGATGACAATATAGAGCACGACCGACAGCAGGAGCGTGCCCCAAGGGACGGTGATCGCGGCGACGCCCAGCAGCAGGCCGACGATGGGCGCGAAGGCGAACACCATGATGAGATCGTTGAGCGCCACCTGGCTCAACGTGTAGTTCGGCTCGCCCTCGCACAGGTTCGACCAGACGAACACCATGGCCGTGCACGGCGCGGCGGCGAGGATGATGAGGCCGGCGATGTAGGAGGGGATCTCCGCCGATGGCAGCATCGGCGCGAACAGCCAGCCGATGAAGAAGGTGCCGAGCGCGGCCATCGAGAAGGGCTTCACCGCCCAATTGATGAAGAGCGTGACGCCGACTCCCTTCCAGTGCTGCTTCACCGAACCGAGCAAGCCGAAATCGATCTTGAGCAGCATCGGGATGATCATCAGCCAGATGAGGACCGCCACCGGCAGATTGACCCGCGCCACCTCAGCCGAGGCGATGATGGCGAAGAGGCTGGGGAACATATGGCCGAGCCCGATGCCCACGGCGATGCAGAGCACCACCCATAGCGTCAGATAGCGCTCGAAGAAGCTGATCGCCGGCTTGGCCGGCGCAGCCGCAGCTGCTGTGCTCATGTATATTCCTTCAGATCAGTCGTTCGCCGCCGGTGCCGATAACCCACTCGCCATCTTCCTTGGCGAAGGCGCCCTGCTGAGGCGTGGGCAGGAGATCCAGCACTGCCTCGGATGGTCGGCACAGCTTCACGCCCAGGGGCGATACGACGATGGGGCGGTTGATGAGGATCGGATGCTCCATCATCGCATCCACGAGTTGCTC is from Sphingosinicella humi and encodes:
- the arsH gene encoding arsenical resistance protein ArsH, with the translated sequence MRLRTLVDPDHLPALDPRYVHRRLAIGLGDDQPPPRILLLYGSLRERSYSRLCVEEAARLLQFFGAETRMFDPSDLPLPDQVKGDDHPAVHELREHSMWSEGQVWCSPERHGQITGIMKSQVDHLPLNMGGLRPTQGRTLAVMQVSAGSQSFNSVNTLRVLGRWMRMFTIPNQSSVAKAFNEFDEAGRMKPSSYYDRIVDVMEELIRFTILLRPHAQQLVDRYSERKAAGLEIEAATDTSTLRRRAFDNRSSI
- the arsB gene encoding ACR3 family arsenite efflux transporter produces the protein MSTAAAAAPAKPAISFFERYLTLWVVLCIAVGIGLGHMFPSLFAIIASAEVARVNLPVAVLIWLMIIPMLLKIDFGLLGSVKQHWKGVGVTLFINWAVKPFSMAALGTFFIGWLFAPMLPSAEIPSYIAGLIILAAAPCTAMVFVWSNLCEGEPNYTLSQVALNDLIMVFAFAPIVGLLLGVAAITVPWGTLLLSVVLYIVIPVIVAQLLRKATLAGGGQPALDSLLKTLGPISLVSLLTTLVLLFGFQGEQILAQPLVIALLAVPILIQVYFNAGLAYWLSRRFGVAWCVAAPAALIGASNFFELAVAAAISLFGINSGAALATVVGVLVEVPVMLSVVAIVKRSRGWYEQGAMA